A genomic window from Diospyros lotus cultivar Yz01 chromosome 2, ASM1463336v1, whole genome shotgun sequence includes:
- the LOC127793848 gene encoding uncharacterized protein LOC127793848 yields MAPVAPRSGDAIFASVDRVNAELFTLTYGAIVRQLLTDLEEVDEVNKQLDQMGYNIGIRLIDEFLAKSNVSRCVDFRETADVIAKVGLKMFLGVTASVANWDIDGTCCSIILEDNPLVDFVELPDTCQGLFYCNIISGVIRGALEMVSMKTEVTWLRDMLRGDDAFELQLKLLKQVPEEYPYKDDE; encoded by the exons AACGCGGAGCTCTTCACCCTTACCTATGGGGCCATCGTGCGCCAACTCCTTACTGATCTGGAGGAGGTCGATGAAGTCAACAAGCAGCTTGATCAAAT GGGTTATAATATTGGAATCCGCTTAATTGATGAGTTCTTGGCCAAATCCAATGTCTCCAGATGTGTGGACTTCAGAGAAACTGCTGACGTGATTGCAAAG GTTGGTTTGAAAATGTTCTTAGGGGTCACTGCATCTGTGGCAAATTGGGATATTGATGGAACCTGTTGCAGTATCATTTTGGAGGATAACCCACTAGTAGACTTTGTTGAGCTTCCTGATACTTGTCAAGGTCTATTCTATTGCAACATTATAAGCGGTGTTATCAGAGGAGCTTTAGAGATG GTATCAATGAAGACTGAAGTAACCTGGCTCCGGGATATGCTTAGAGGGGACGATGCATTTGAGTTGCAGCTGAAACTTCTGAAGCAAGTTCCCGAGGAGTATCCATACAAAGACGATGAATAA